A region from the Cannabis sativa cultivar Pink pepper isolate KNU-18-1 chromosome 9, ASM2916894v1, whole genome shotgun sequence genome encodes:
- the LOC133029046 gene encoding 18S rRNA (guanine-N(7))-methyltransferase RID2-like isoform X2, with amino-acid sequence MSSRPEFQAPPEIFYNDKEARKYTSSSRIIKIQAELTERALELLALPKDGLPRLLLDIGCGSGLSGETVTENGHEWIGLDISSSMLNVALEREVEGDLLLADMGQGLGFRSGLIDGAISISAIQWLCNADKSSHNPKLRLECFARGARAVFQVYFESVEQRVLIFKSALEAGFIGSLVIDFPHSSKKKKEYLVLTCSPTVPKRKGDNSSGDEEDQTVCVSDTNRPRKKQRIMEKEKGREWILKKKEQMRRRGNVVPADTKYTARKRKPRF; translated from the exons ATGTCATCTCGGCCGGAATTCCAAGCGCCTCCTGAGATATTCTATAATGATAAAGAAGCTAGGAAGTATACCTCCTCTTCTCGAATCATCAAAATCCAAGCAGAGCTCACCGAGAGGGCTCTCGAGCTTCTCGCCTTGCCCAAAGATGGACTTCCCAGGTTGCTTCTCGATATTG GTTGCGGGTCAGGACTTAGTGGAGAAACAGTAACAGAGAATGGGCATGAGTGGATCGGTTTAGATATCTCTAGCTCAATGCTTA ATGTTGCGTTGGAGAGGGAGGTTGAAGGTGATTTATTACTTGCTGACATGGGTCAG GGATTGGGGTTTCGGTCTGGTCTTATTGATGGGGCCATAAGTATCTCTGCTATTCAG TGGTTGTGCAATGCTGACAAATCCTCACACAACCCAAAACTAAGATTAGA ATGTTTCGCAAGGGGAGCAAGAGCAGTCTTTCAAGTGTATTTTGAAAGTGTAGAGCAGCGAGTGTTAATATTTAAGTCTGCGCTTGAAGCTGGATTCATTGGTAGCTTGGTTATTGATTTTCCCCACAG TtccaagaaaaagaaagaataccTTGTTCTGACTTGTAGCCCAACAGTTCCAAAGCGTAAAGGCGACAATAGTAGTGGAGATGAAGAAGATCAAACG GTATGTGTTTCTGACACGAACAGGCCGAGAAAAAAGCAAAGAATAATGGAAAAAGAGAAGGGCAGGGAATGGATACTGAAGAAGAAGGAACAGATGAGAAGAAGAGGGAATGTTGTACCTGCTGACACAAAATACACTGCTAGGAAAAGAAAGCCTCGATTTTGA
- the LOC133029046 gene encoding 18S rRNA (guanine-N(7))-methyltransferase RID2-like isoform X1, producing the protein MSSRPEFQAPPEIFYNDKEARKYTSSSRIIKIQAELTERALELLALPKDGLPRLLLDIGCGSGLSGETVTENGHEWIGLDISSSMLNVALEREVEGDLLLADMGQGLGFRSGLIDGAISISAIQWLCNADKSSHNPKLRLDAFFKSLYRCFARGARAVFQVYFESVEQRVLIFKSALEAGFIGSLVIDFPHSSKKKKEYLVLTCSPTVPKRKGDNSSGDEEDQTVCVSDTNRPRKKQRIMEKEKGREWILKKKEQMRRRGNVVPADTKYTARKRKPRF; encoded by the exons ATGTCATCTCGGCCGGAATTCCAAGCGCCTCCTGAGATATTCTATAATGATAAAGAAGCTAGGAAGTATACCTCCTCTTCTCGAATCATCAAAATCCAAGCAGAGCTCACCGAGAGGGCTCTCGAGCTTCTCGCCTTGCCCAAAGATGGACTTCCCAGGTTGCTTCTCGATATTG GTTGCGGGTCAGGACTTAGTGGAGAAACAGTAACAGAGAATGGGCATGAGTGGATCGGTTTAGATATCTCTAGCTCAATGCTTA ATGTTGCGTTGGAGAGGGAGGTTGAAGGTGATTTATTACTTGCTGACATGGGTCAG GGATTGGGGTTTCGGTCTGGTCTTATTGATGGGGCCATAAGTATCTCTGCTATTCAG TGGTTGTGCAATGCTGACAAATCCTCACACAACCCAAAACTAAGATTAGA tgCATTCTTTAAATCTCTATACAGATGTTTCGCAAGGGGAGCAAGAGCAGTCTTTCAAGTGTATTTTGAAAGTGTAGAGCAGCGAGTGTTAATATTTAAGTCTGCGCTTGAAGCTGGATTCATTGGTAGCTTGGTTATTGATTTTCCCCACAG TtccaagaaaaagaaagaataccTTGTTCTGACTTGTAGCCCAACAGTTCCAAAGCGTAAAGGCGACAATAGTAGTGGAGATGAAGAAGATCAAACG GTATGTGTTTCTGACACGAACAGGCCGAGAAAAAAGCAAAGAATAATGGAAAAAGAGAAGGGCAGGGAATGGATACTGAAGAAGAAGGAACAGATGAGAAGAAGAGGGAATGTTGTACCTGCTGACACAAAATACACTGCTAGGAAAAGAAAGCCTCGATTTTGA